The Amblyomma americanum isolate KBUSLIRL-KWMA chromosome 6, ASM5285725v1, whole genome shotgun sequence genome has a window encoding:
- the LOC144136260 gene encoding glycoprotein antigen BM86-like isoform X1 has product MRHCIVFVVGALLIGKTAGDETATEKVPQADICNEFGNKFCKGEKCNASLDVKGTFTCQCERDTMYFDAVEEMCQYKKTCVTTECSLGQCKEIGINQAKCGCENKAYVTLTCKVTDFYAKECQQKGGTAVVNMDSLDGARCSCGEWAVMNSNKTKCIPTTCLYPALSCKDLCEKNLLDKDPRCCEGWDQKDCSKAPPIGTYCSPGTIRKGADCLSACIAGEGKLLCKNGCRASKVPGRAYECQCNSGYVVAEDGIQCKVDYTRLTCPQEEEQKCLPGQYCTMKNKTAVCECPDHQHVVDGQCTGECSENKCHEDFTDCRVHFGKQRCSCPWALRKNPRSSATKECILNEYYYTVSFKPNISLEARDCDTHKNRVLQAMQTTIGPEIFRVEILNCTDDITARLITGKPLSPYLLRKLQICEYPEGNICRIYPRLPIQKGSATEIQEENLCASLLKEQETATKDTNECVRDGEYFWFKCKPGFREVDLKARGRLRRSVCEPGVSCDVRSEQECHKTGHVCVLESEKQVCKCPRSMTEVQGKCTVVAPKTCTEEKKQECVKTGEECVVENDQAVCRAKGDSAATTEASPDPAMCTEDKKQECRTKGEECAVENGQTVCKPKGDSTTTTQAPRGSGSKTVPVSAVLLLAILIPALYS; this is encoded by the exons ATATTTGCAACGAGTTTGGAAACAAATTTTGCAAGGGTGAAAAATGCAACGCTTCACTGGATGTGAAGGGAACATTCACCTGTCAATGCGAGCGAGACACAATGTACTTCGATGCTGTCGAAGAGATGTGCCAAT ATAAGAAGACCTGTGTAACTACGGAGTGTTCTTTGGGGCAATGCAAAGAAATCGGCATTAACCAGGCAAAATGCGGCTGCGAAAATAAAGCTTATGTAACGCTCACTTGCAAAG TTACTGATTTCTACGCCAAAGAATGTCAACAGAAAGGTGGCACTGCTGTGGTGAACATGGACTCATTAGATGGTGCACGTTGCAGCTGCGGGGAATGGGCGGTGATGAATAGCAATAAAACCAAATGTATTC CCACCACCTGCTTGTATCCAGCTCTCAGTTGCAAAGATCTTTGTGAAAAAAACCTCCTTGATAAAGATCCACGTTGCTGCGAGGGATGGGACCAAAAAGACTGTTCAA AAGCCCCTCCAATTGGCACTTACTGCTCGCCTGGTACCATCAGGAAGGGCGCAGACTGCCTAA GCGCCTGCATAGCAGGTGAAGGGAAGCTCCTTTGCAAGAACGGATGCAGGGCGTCAAAAGTCCCGGGTAGAGCTTACGAGTGCCAATGTAATTCGGGATATGTAGTTGCCGAAGACGGAATCCAGTGCAAAG TGGATTATACAAGACTTACCTGCCCGCAAGAGGAGGAGCAGAAGTGCCTCCCAGGCCAATACTGCAccatgaaaaacaaaacagccgTCTGCGAATGCCCAGACCATCAACATGTAGTGGATGGACAATGCACAG gtGAATGTTCTGAAAACAAATGCCACGAGGATTTCACTGATTGCCGAGTGCACTTCGGGAAGCAGCGCTGCTCCTGCCCATGGGCATTGAGGAAGAACCCCAGATCGTCTGCCACTAAGGAATGCATTTTAA ATGAGTACTATTATACGGTGTCCTTCAAACCCAATATCTCGCTTGAGGCGCGAGACTGCGACACTCACAAGAACCGAGTTCTGCAGGCG ATGCAAACCACCATCGGCCCTGAAATTTTTCGGGTCGAAATACTAAACTGCAC CGATGACATTACGGCAAGACTGATTACTGGCAAGCCACTGTCTCCGTACCTGCTCAGGAAGCTTCAGATATGCGAATATCCTGAAGGGAACATTTGCAGGATTTATCCCAGGCTTCCGATTCAAAAGGGCTCGGCAACAG AAATCCAGGAAGAGAACCTTTGCGCTAGCCTGCTGAAAGAGCAGGAGACCGCCACCAAGGACACGAATGAGTGCGTCAGAGATGGAGAATACTTCTGGTTCAAGTGCAAACCCGGCTTCCGCGAAGTGGACCTGAAGGCGAGGGGTCGTCTGCGCCGCTCCGTATGCGAGC cgggaGTATCGTGTGACGTGAGAAGTGAACAGGAATGCCACAAAACAGGCCATGTATGCGTTCTTGAAAGTGAAAAACAGGTTTGCAAGTGCCCACGCAGCATGACTGAAGTTCAGGGGAAGTGTACAG TTGTAGCTCCGAAAACGTGTACAGAGGAAAAGAAGCAAGAATGCGTGAAGACAGGCGAAGAATGCGTTGTTGAGAACGACCAGGCTGTTTGCAGAGCGAAAGGGGACTCGGCTGCGACAACGGAAGCTTCACCTG ATCCGGCAATGTGTACTGAGGATAAGAAGCAAGAATGTCGAACCAAAGGCGAAGAATGCGCTGTTGAAAATGGCCAGACTGTTTGCAAACCGAAAGGTGACTCGACTACGACAACACAGGCTCCACGTG GTTCCGGGTCAAAGACTGTTCCCGTGAGCGCTGTCTTATTACTGGCCATCTTGATTCCTGCTCTCTACTCATAG
- the LOC144136260 gene encoding glycoprotein antigen BM86-like isoform X2: protein MRHCIVFVVGALLIGKTAGDETATEKVPQADICNEFGNKFCKGEKCNASLDVKGTFTCQCERDTMYFDAVEEMCQYKKTCVTTECSLGQCKEIGINQAKCGCENKAYVTLTCKVTDFYAKECQQKGGTAVVNMDSLDGARCSCGEWAVMNSNKTKCIPTTCLYPALSCKDLCEKNLLDKDPRCCEGWDQKDCSKAPPIGTYCSPGTIRKGADCLSACIAGEGKLLCKNGCRASKVPGRAYECQCNSGYVVAEDGIQCKVDYTRLTCPQEEEQKCLPGQYCTMKNKTAVCECPDHQHVVDGQCTGECSENKCHEDFTDCRVHFGKQRCSCPWALRKNPRSSATKECILNEYYYTVSFKPNISLEARDCDTHKNRVLQAMQTTIGPEIFRVEILNCTDDITARLITGKPLSPYLLRKLQICEYPEGNICRIYPRLPIQKGSATEIQEENLCASLLKEQETATKDTNECVRDGEYFWFKCKPGFREVDLKARGRLRRSVCEPGVSCDVRSEQECHKTGHVCVLESEKQVCKCPRSMTEVQGKCTDPAMCTEDKKQECRTKGEECAVENGQTVCKPKGDSTTTTQAPRGSGSKTVPVSAVLLLAILIPALYS, encoded by the exons ATATTTGCAACGAGTTTGGAAACAAATTTTGCAAGGGTGAAAAATGCAACGCTTCACTGGATGTGAAGGGAACATTCACCTGTCAATGCGAGCGAGACACAATGTACTTCGATGCTGTCGAAGAGATGTGCCAAT ATAAGAAGACCTGTGTAACTACGGAGTGTTCTTTGGGGCAATGCAAAGAAATCGGCATTAACCAGGCAAAATGCGGCTGCGAAAATAAAGCTTATGTAACGCTCACTTGCAAAG TTACTGATTTCTACGCCAAAGAATGTCAACAGAAAGGTGGCACTGCTGTGGTGAACATGGACTCATTAGATGGTGCACGTTGCAGCTGCGGGGAATGGGCGGTGATGAATAGCAATAAAACCAAATGTATTC CCACCACCTGCTTGTATCCAGCTCTCAGTTGCAAAGATCTTTGTGAAAAAAACCTCCTTGATAAAGATCCACGTTGCTGCGAGGGATGGGACCAAAAAGACTGTTCAA AAGCCCCTCCAATTGGCACTTACTGCTCGCCTGGTACCATCAGGAAGGGCGCAGACTGCCTAA GCGCCTGCATAGCAGGTGAAGGGAAGCTCCTTTGCAAGAACGGATGCAGGGCGTCAAAAGTCCCGGGTAGAGCTTACGAGTGCCAATGTAATTCGGGATATGTAGTTGCCGAAGACGGAATCCAGTGCAAAG TGGATTATACAAGACTTACCTGCCCGCAAGAGGAGGAGCAGAAGTGCCTCCCAGGCCAATACTGCAccatgaaaaacaaaacagccgTCTGCGAATGCCCAGACCATCAACATGTAGTGGATGGACAATGCACAG gtGAATGTTCTGAAAACAAATGCCACGAGGATTTCACTGATTGCCGAGTGCACTTCGGGAAGCAGCGCTGCTCCTGCCCATGGGCATTGAGGAAGAACCCCAGATCGTCTGCCACTAAGGAATGCATTTTAA ATGAGTACTATTATACGGTGTCCTTCAAACCCAATATCTCGCTTGAGGCGCGAGACTGCGACACTCACAAGAACCGAGTTCTGCAGGCG ATGCAAACCACCATCGGCCCTGAAATTTTTCGGGTCGAAATACTAAACTGCAC CGATGACATTACGGCAAGACTGATTACTGGCAAGCCACTGTCTCCGTACCTGCTCAGGAAGCTTCAGATATGCGAATATCCTGAAGGGAACATTTGCAGGATTTATCCCAGGCTTCCGATTCAAAAGGGCTCGGCAACAG AAATCCAGGAAGAGAACCTTTGCGCTAGCCTGCTGAAAGAGCAGGAGACCGCCACCAAGGACACGAATGAGTGCGTCAGAGATGGAGAATACTTCTGGTTCAAGTGCAAACCCGGCTTCCGCGAAGTGGACCTGAAGGCGAGGGGTCGTCTGCGCCGCTCCGTATGCGAGC cgggaGTATCGTGTGACGTGAGAAGTGAACAGGAATGCCACAAAACAGGCCATGTATGCGTTCTTGAAAGTGAAAAACAGGTTTGCAAGTGCCCACGCAGCATGACTGAAGTTCAGGGGAAGTGTACAG ATCCGGCAATGTGTACTGAGGATAAGAAGCAAGAATGTCGAACCAAAGGCGAAGAATGCGCTGTTGAAAATGGCCAGACTGTTTGCAAACCGAAAGGTGACTCGACTACGACAACACAGGCTCCACGTG GTTCCGGGTCAAAGACTGTTCCCGTGAGCGCTGTCTTATTACTGGCCATCTTGATTCCTGCTCTCTACTCATAG